In Lentibacillus amyloliquefaciens, one DNA window encodes the following:
- the pstA gene encoding phosphate ABC transporter permease PstA, whose translation MNLVDKQIVQNKMNKRIISNQIMRQLFFLAAAFGIVVLVVLLYRIFSEGIPYLDWSFFTNFASRFPEEAGIKAAIAGSLWLMAVTAPISLMLGVGTAIYLEEYAKENMFTRFIRMNISNLAGVPSVVFGLLGLTVFVRLMEMGRSVMAGGLTMSLLILPIIVVSSQEAIRAIPKSQYEASYAMGATRWQTIRRIVLPAAIPGILTGGILALSRAIGETAPLLMIGALSFVAYLPENIWSSFTVLPIQIFNWTGRPQEEFHLVASTGIIVLLVILLLMNSIAIFIRNKFSKS comes from the coding sequence ATGAATCTGGTCGATAAACAAATTGTTCAAAATAAAATGAATAAGCGAATCATCAGTAACCAGATTATGCGGCAGTTGTTCTTTTTAGCTGCAGCATTTGGTATCGTTGTTCTGGTTGTATTGCTATATCGCATATTTTCGGAAGGTATCCCTTATTTGGATTGGAGCTTTTTCACAAATTTTGCATCACGTTTCCCTGAAGAGGCTGGGATAAAGGCAGCCATTGCAGGTTCGTTATGGCTGATGGCAGTGACAGCTCCTATATCTCTGATGCTTGGTGTCGGAACAGCTATCTATCTTGAAGAATATGCCAAAGAGAATATGTTCACACGTTTTATTCGAATGAATATTTCAAACCTTGCGGGTGTTCCTTCCGTTGTATTTGGTTTGTTGGGTCTGACTGTTTTTGTACGATTGATGGAGATGGGCAGAAGCGTTATGGCCGGCGGTCTGACGATGAGCCTGTTAATACTGCCAATTATCGTTGTGTCTTCTCAGGAAGCGATACGCGCCATCCCTAAAAGTCAGTATGAAGCTTCGTATGCTATGGGGGCTACAAGGTGGCAAACCATCCGGCGTATTGTGTTGCCGGCAGCCATTCCCGGCATTTTGACGGGTGGTATATTGGCATTGTCACGGGCAATCGGGGAAACGGCCCCGTTATTGATGATAGGCGCGCTGTCATTTGTTGCCTATTTGCCGGAAAATATTTGGTCGAGTTTTACGGTATTGCCAATCCAAATATTCAATTGGACCGGAAGACCCCAGGAAGAGTTCCACCTGGTGGCATCAACGGGCATTATTGTCTTGCTGGTCATATTACTGCTTATGAATTCAATCGCTATATTTATACGAAATAAATTTTCAAAAAGCTAA
- a CDS encoding Na/Pi cotransporter family protein, whose protein sequence is MDIDVQTLIFQFVGGLGIFLLGIKYMGEGLQKSAGDRLRDILDKTTSNPFLGVLAGIVVTILIQSSSGTTVLTVGLVNAGFMTLRQAIGVIMGANVGTTVTAFIIGIDLGEYALPIIAVGCFLLFFFKSQKVNNVGQAIFGFGALFFGLELMSSGMSPLREVQAFQDLTLSMSEHSILGVVIGTLFTFIVQSSSATIGILQGLFAEGAISLKAALPVLFGDNIGTTITAVLASIGASVAAKRTAYVHVIFNLAGAIIIILLLGFYTQYVEFLQSALNLNPEMTIAFAHGSFNLANLIIQFPFIGALAWIVTKFIPGDDTMIEYKPQHLDPIFIQQSSTLALDQAKAEIIRMGEYASKGLEESNLYLTTQSQKHSEMSMQIEGALNNLDREITDYLVEMSGESMSEMEGAKHTLLMDSVRDIERMGDHFENIIELIDYKISNKVYLTEQAQEDLNNMFDLTIMTVKQSIKALDDMDREEALAVVQKEDQIDRMERNYRKKHIIRMNEGLCSGSAGIVFVDIISNLERIGDHASNIAESVLGE, encoded by the coding sequence TTGGATATCGATGTGCAGACGCTGATATTTCAATTTGTCGGCGGTTTGGGTATTTTCCTGTTAGGTATTAAATATATGGGGGAAGGTTTGCAGAAATCCGCTGGCGACCGTCTCCGTGACATTTTGGACAAAACGACCAGCAATCCGTTTCTTGGTGTTTTGGCCGGGATTGTGGTGACGATTTTAATCCAGAGCAGTTCGGGAACGACTGTGTTAACCGTTGGGCTGGTTAACGCCGGATTTATGACACTCAGACAAGCTATAGGTGTCATAATGGGTGCCAATGTTGGTACGACTGTAACGGCCTTCATTATTGGTATTGATCTGGGAGAGTATGCACTTCCTATTATAGCTGTTGGTTGTTTCCTGTTATTTTTCTTTAAAAGCCAGAAAGTCAATAATGTTGGCCAGGCAATATTCGGTTTCGGTGCATTGTTCTTTGGACTGGAATTAATGAGCAGTGGCATGTCACCTCTGCGTGAAGTGCAGGCATTTCAGGATCTTACGTTGAGCATGAGTGAACACTCAATTTTAGGTGTGGTCATTGGTACATTATTTACATTTATCGTGCAAAGTTCATCAGCTACAATCGGTATTCTTCAAGGGCTTTTCGCTGAAGGTGCGATTAGTTTAAAAGCAGCGCTGCCTGTATTGTTTGGTGATAATATCGGTACAACCATTACAGCAGTATTGGCTTCGATTGGCGCATCCGTCGCTGCTAAACGCACAGCATATGTGCACGTGATTTTTAACCTAGCGGGTGCCATTATTATAATTTTGCTACTTGGATTCTATACCCAGTACGTAGAATTTTTGCAATCTGCTTTAAACCTTAATCCGGAAATGACAATTGCATTTGCACATGGAAGCTTCAACTTGGCAAATCTTATTATTCAATTCCCGTTCATCGGTGCACTTGCATGGATTGTTACTAAATTCATCCCGGGTGACGATACGATGATAGAATATAAGCCACAACATTTGGATCCGATTTTCATTCAGCAGTCATCAACATTGGCTTTGGATCAGGCAAAAGCGGAAATTATCCGGATGGGCGAATACGCATCCAAGGGGCTTGAAGAATCAAACTTGTACTTAACGACACAGAGTCAAAAGCATTCGGAGATGTCCATGCAAATTGAAGGAGCATTAAATAATCTGGATCGTGAAATCACGGACTATTTGGTGGAAATGTCCGGTGAATCGATGTCCGAAATGGAAGGTGCTAAACACACACTGTTAATGGATTCTGTTCGCGACATCGAACGTATGGGAGACCATTTTGAAAATATTATTGAATTGATTGATTATAAAATCTCCAATAAAGTGTATTTGACAGAGCAGGCACAGGAAGATTTGAATAATATGTTTGACTTAACAATTATGACCGTCAAACAGTCAATAAAAGCGCTTGATGATATGGATCGCGAAGAGGCTCTTGCGGTTGTACAAAAAGAGGATCAGATAGACAGAATGGAACGAAACTACCGCAAAAAACATATCATTCGTATGAACGAGGGGCTATGTTCCGGTTCTGCAGGTATCGTTTTTGTTGATATTATCAGTAACCTTGAGCGGATAGGGGATCACGCTTCAAATATTGCAGAGTCTGTTTTAGGTGAATAA
- a CDS encoding peptidoglycan D,D-transpeptidase FtsI family protein — MVSKKNKKKKAQLPFRLNILFFIVFLLFSALVLQLGVVQILNGEAFQSEIDRTTNDYTEVPVPRGKMYDRNGELIVGNDAAYSITYTPEKGIQAEDRLNVAEKLAEHISMDSEDHLDSVTLRDKREYWYLNNTEEAKGLLSKKESEEMDNGEAYTETLKRIDEDKVDDYSKQQLEVMAIKKEMDKAMALTPQVIKNENVSPEEFARVSAHLDELPGINATTDWNRKYPYDQTFRDFAGSITSEEQGIPADQEDYYLTRGYSRNDRVGNSGLEEEYERVLRGRKEKIQYTTNNDGTVVDSDVVVDGQRGKDLVLTVDMELQQQVDKVLREEMQAAMNADPVENREMEYATAVVMDPNTGEILAASGQRYDDKENEFVSTETASIFNANAPGSSVKGATMLAGYESGVIEPGQRFYDTTINVASTPPKSSWTDLGWVNDYDALEQSSNVYMFYIAMRMGGYYNYEPNKPMPVESGTFQEMRNYYAQFGLGVETGIDFPQESTGFTGPNGSGKTLDLAIGQYDTYTTMQMAQYVSTIANGGSRVRPHFMKEVRNPIPHDEGLGPVHESYNTDIMNQLQMSSSEIDRVQEGFRRVFQEPNGTGSRHFADKPYDAAGKTGTAEYDKYHKDGSYTSTENLSLVGYAPYDDPEVAFAIMVPFTGKGSDYPINHNIGKGILDAYFELENDDEEE, encoded by the coding sequence ATGGTTTCCAAAAAGAATAAAAAGAAAAAAGCACAACTTCCCTTTCGCTTAAATATATTATTTTTTATTGTCTTTTTACTATTTTCAGCGTTAGTGCTTCAGTTAGGCGTTGTTCAAATCTTAAATGGGGAAGCATTTCAGTCCGAAATTGACCGAACAACGAATGACTACACCGAGGTGCCCGTTCCTCGCGGCAAAATGTATGACCGCAATGGTGAGTTGATTGTCGGGAATGATGCAGCCTATTCAATCACATACACCCCTGAAAAAGGTATCCAGGCTGAAGACAGGCTGAACGTTGCTGAAAAGCTTGCTGAACATATTTCGATGGATTCAGAAGATCATCTGGATAGTGTCACACTCCGTGACAAACGAGAATACTGGTACTTAAATAATACAGAAGAAGCGAAAGGTCTTCTGTCAAAGAAAGAATCGGAGGAAATGGATAATGGCGAGGCCTACACCGAAACCTTGAAACGTATCGATGAAGACAAGGTTGATGATTACTCCAAACAGCAGCTTGAAGTGATGGCCATTAAAAAAGAAATGGATAAAGCCATGGCCTTGACACCGCAAGTAATCAAAAATGAAAATGTATCGCCTGAGGAATTTGCACGAGTGTCGGCTCATTTGGATGAACTGCCTGGTATTAATGCCACGACTGACTGGAACAGAAAGTATCCTTATGATCAAACTTTCCGCGACTTTGCAGGTTCAATCACTTCCGAGGAACAGGGAATTCCCGCTGATCAGGAGGATTACTACTTGACCCGGGGCTACAGCCGGAATGATCGGGTCGGAAACAGCGGATTGGAAGAAGAATATGAGCGTGTGCTGAGAGGACGTAAAGAAAAAATTCAATATACAACGAATAATGACGGAACGGTAGTCGATTCGGACGTTGTGGTGGATGGACAGCGCGGGAAAGATCTTGTACTGACAGTCGATATGGAATTACAGCAGCAAGTCGATAAAGTTTTGCGTGAAGAAATGCAAGCAGCGATGAATGCAGACCCGGTTGAAAATAGAGAAATGGAGTATGCGACAGCAGTCGTTATGGATCCGAATACCGGGGAGATTTTAGCTGCAAGCGGCCAACGATACGATGATAAGGAAAACGAATTTGTCAGCACTGAAACGGCCTCAATTTTTAATGCCAACGCCCCCGGATCTTCTGTGAAAGGTGCCACGATGCTGGCTGGTTATGAGTCTGGTGTTATTGAGCCTGGGCAGCGGTTTTATGATACGACGATTAATGTTGCTTCGACGCCTCCTAAAAGTTCCTGGACAGATCTGGGATGGGTAAACGATTATGATGCTCTGGAACAATCATCCAACGTTTATATGTTCTATATTGCCATGCGCATGGGTGGTTATTATAATTATGAGCCGAATAAACCAATGCCAGTTGAGAGCGGCACGTTTCAGGAAATGCGCAATTACTACGCACAGTTTGGTCTGGGTGTAGAGACAGGTATCGATTTTCCGCAGGAGTCAACGGGTTTTACCGGGCCGAATGGAAGCGGGAAAACGCTTGACTTGGCGATTGGACAGTACGATACCTACACAACCATGCAAATGGCCCAATATGTATCAACTATCGCCAATGGCGGCAGCCGTGTGCGTCCGCACTTCATGAAAGAAGTTCGCAATCCTATCCCGCATGATGAAGGCCTTGGCCCTGTTCACGAAAGTTATAATACAGATATTATGAACCAGCTGCAAATGTCCAGCAGTGAAATTGACCGTGTCCAGGAAGGTTTCCGCCGGGTATTCCAGGAACCGAACGGCACCGGTTCCAGGCATTTTGCAGATAAACCATATGATGCGGCTGGGAAGACCGGGACAGCTGAATATGATAAATATCATAAAGACGGATCCTATACTTCCACAGAAAATCTGTCATTGGTTGGCTATGCGCCATATGACGATCCGGAAGTTGCGTTTGCCATTATGGTTCCATTTACCGGAAAAGGCAGTGACTATCCGATTAATCATAACATTGGTAAAGGTATACTGGATGCCTATTTTGAATTGGAAAATGACGATGAAGAAGAATAA
- a CDS encoding NfeD family protein: MEIFSLDWIGFILTGLGTLFLIGELLVNMRGLFGIIGMGFIIVFFAAYLETGSFIIMLIIYLAGILLIMIDGKVVNDGTLATIGASCMLLAVALAAPNIFAGLYAVVGVLIGGFSSILFLKVFKRREMWSKITLKDQLTKEKGYNSMNESYEALVGQQGTTLSDLRPVGNIRIDNRNYSAVSNAEWIPKNSSIQVIHVDGTKILVQKTEDE; this comes from the coding sequence ATGGAGATATTTTCATTGGATTGGATAGGCTTTATTCTGACCGGATTAGGCACATTATTCCTTATAGGTGAGCTACTCGTTAACATGCGTGGTCTATTTGGAATTATCGGAATGGGCTTTATCATCGTCTTTTTTGCAGCTTATCTCGAAACAGGCTCTTTTATCATTATGCTTATTATTTATCTGGCGGGAATATTACTTATTATGATTGATGGTAAAGTCGTGAATGACGGAACGCTTGCAACAATTGGCGCTTCCTGCATGCTTCTGGCGGTGGCACTCGCTGCACCCAACATATTTGCTGGTCTTTACGCTGTTGTTGGGGTGTTAATTGGCGGATTTTCTTCTATATTATTTTTAAAAGTATTTAAACGCAGGGAAATGTGGTCAAAAATAACGCTGAAAGATCAGTTGACAAAAGAAAAAGGTTATAACAGCATGAACGAGAGTTATGAGGCATTGGTTGGTCAACAAGGCACTACCTTAAGTGATTTGCGCCCTGTAGGGAATATCCGTATTGATAATCGGAATTACAGTGCTGTTTCAAATGCTGAATGGATCCCGAAGAACAGCAGTATTCAAGTCATACACGTCGATGGAACAAAAATTTTAGTTCAGAAAACTGAAGATGAATAA
- a CDS encoding PstS family phosphate ABC transporter substrate-binding protein, with protein sequence MKSRALLVLLAMSLLLVVLAACGNAEGSGDEASSSNTEESTSGEGNSESESETTEVLVDGSSTVFPIMEAVAEEYQKENPDARVNIGTSGSGGGFEKFAAGETHISNASRPIKEEEKQALEDAGIEYTEFEIALDGLSIVVNQENDWVDQLTVEELNKMWSADGGVTTWADVREGWPEEEIEFYSPGADSGTFDYFSEVVLGEEGQIRQDASLSEDDNVLVQGVTGSKNAISYFGYAYYAENKDSLKAVPIVNDSGEAVTPDQETVQSGDYNPFSRPLFVYVKNEAVENNESVYNFAKYALENAGEMAEAVGYVAKPDSAYEDALKKLDEIAGK encoded by the coding sequence ATGAAGTCAAGAGCATTACTGGTATTATTAGCGATGTCTCTGTTGCTCGTTGTTTTAGCAGCATGCGGCAATGCAGAAGGCAGCGGGGATGAAGCCTCAAGCAGCAATACAGAAGAAAGCACCAGTGGAGAAGGCAATAGTGAATCAGAAAGTGAGACAACTGAAGTACTGGTCGATGGCTCATCCACGGTATTTCCTATAATGGAAGCTGTCGCTGAAGAATATCAAAAGGAAAACCCGGATGCTCGCGTGAACATTGGTACTTCCGGAAGCGGCGGCGGTTTTGAAAAGTTCGCTGCAGGTGAAACGCACATTTCAAATGCTTCCCGTCCGATTAAAGAAGAAGAAAAGCAGGCACTTGAAGATGCTGGTATTGAATACACTGAATTTGAGATTGCACTTGATGGCCTGTCAATTGTGGTAAATCAGGAAAATGACTGGGTTGATCAGCTGACAGTTGAAGAACTGAATAAAATGTGGTCAGCAGACGGCGGTGTGACTACATGGGCAGATGTCAGAGAAGGATGGCCGGAAGAAGAAATTGAATTTTACAGCCCTGGCGCTGATTCCGGCACATTCGATTACTTCAGTGAAGTTGTACTTGGAGAAGAAGGACAGATTCGTCAAGATGCTTCATTATCTGAAGATGACAACGTTCTTGTACAAGGTGTAACAGGATCTAAAAATGCTATCAGTTACTTCGGATATGCATATTATGCTGAAAACAAGGATAGTCTGAAAGCTGTACCTATCGTAAACGACAGTGGTGAAGCAGTTACACCGGATCAGGAAACCGTTCAGTCAGGAGACTATAATCCTTTTTCAAGACCATTATTCGTCTATGTGAAAAATGAAGCAGTAGAGAATAATGAATCAGTCTACAATTTTGCAAAGTATGCACTTGAAAATGCAGGTGAAATGGCAGAAGCAGTAGGCTATGTTGCTAAACCTGACAGTGCCTATGAAGATGCATTGAAAAAATTGGATGAAATCGCAGGAAAATAA
- a CDS encoding MFS transporter, producing the protein MPKTLEKFAGKIEISRDLILLLVIGGLYSLSIFLSNTFVNIYLWKQAGDYVTIAFYNLGIYLFQPLTFILAGKIAKKVDRVIVLRLGVIFLSLFFLSVLLIAEKAATYNFMLGSVLGIGFGFYWLAFNVLTFEITEPESRDFFNGFLGVLQSFAGMVGPILAGTIIAGMQENIGYSVIFTISFVLFIAAVVCSFFLKRRQAEGQFHFKRVLLEWNHNKNWRRILSAHVSQGMREGIFLFVISIWVFITTQSEFALGMFNLFLSGLSLILYFIVTKWIKPSMRKKAILTGALILYFAVYIILFDLGYIQLMVYAVLIGIAYPIVNVPYASMTYDVIGKARKAKEWRVEYIVVRELFVNAGRVASISVFLIAIILFRAEIIIPYLLAFFGLGHLIIYLFVRNIYLGSAGREKIMANEPVTDEKNR; encoded by the coding sequence ATGCCAAAAACCTTAGAAAAGTTTGCAGGAAAAATTGAAATCAGTCGTGACCTCATCTTATTGTTGGTAATCGGAGGACTGTATTCCCTTAGTATTTTTCTTTCCAATACTTTTGTTAATATTTATTTATGGAAGCAAGCAGGTGATTATGTCACCATTGCCTTTTACAATTTGGGAATTTATTTATTCCAGCCGCTCACCTTTATACTGGCCGGGAAAATAGCTAAGAAAGTTGATCGTGTTATCGTTTTGCGTTTAGGGGTAATATTCTTATCTCTATTTTTTTTGAGTGTGTTACTTATAGCCGAGAAGGCTGCAACATATAATTTTATGCTGGGAAGTGTTTTGGGAATCGGGTTTGGCTTTTATTGGCTGGCGTTTAATGTGCTGACGTTTGAGATTACGGAGCCTGAATCAAGGGATTTTTTTAATGGATTCCTTGGTGTTCTGCAGTCTTTTGCAGGTATGGTCGGGCCGATTCTGGCTGGTACAATCATTGCCGGCATGCAGGAGAACATCGGATATAGCGTGATCTTTACGATTTCATTCGTTTTGTTCATCGCTGCTGTGGTCTGCAGTTTTTTCTTGAAACGCAGGCAGGCGGAGGGGCAATTTCACTTTAAGCGTGTCTTATTGGAATGGAATCATAATAAAAATTGGCGAAGAATTTTAAGCGCTCATGTTTCCCAGGGAATGCGGGAAGGGATTTTTTTATTTGTCATTTCCATTTGGGTATTCATTACAACTCAAAGCGAGTTTGCACTTGGGATGTTTAATTTGTTTTTGTCCGGTTTATCGCTTATCTTATATTTCATCGTAACAAAATGGATTAAGCCTTCCATGAGAAAAAAAGCGATTCTAACCGGTGCACTGATTCTATACTTTGCCGTCTACATCATTTTGTTTGATTTAGGCTATATTCAACTGATGGTGTATGCTGTTCTGATCGGTATCGCTTATCCGATTGTAAATGTGCCGTATGCATCGATGACATATGATGTTATTGGAAAGGCGCGGAAAGCTAAAGAATGGCGTGTTGAATATATTGTTGTAAGGGAGCTGTTTGTGAACGCAGGCAGGGTGGCATCAATTTCTGTTTTTCTGATCGCGATTATACTGTTCCGCGCCGAGATCATTATCCCATATTTACTGGCTTTTTTTGGTTTGGGACATTTAATTATTTATCTGTTTGTTAGAAATATTTATCTGGGAAGTGCCGGCAGGGAAAAGATAATGGCAAACGAGCCGGTGACTGATGAAAAAAATCGTTAA
- the pstC gene encoding phosphate ABC transporter permease subunit PstC, with translation MKQKKSNQILPRLLEKSAPVFFLLCAIISILTTIGIILTLLVETITFFNRVSFTEFITGTQWWPFGENASYGILPLISGTLLITVIAMIVAIPIGLASAIYLSEFASNKVRKVVKPVLEILAGIPTIVYGFFALTFVTPMFQLVIDDLPIFNALSPGIVVGIMIIPMIASLSEDAMSSVPNVMREGALAMGSTRLEVAMKVVVPAALSGIIASFVLGLSRAIGETMIVSVAAGSTPKLTTDVTESIQTMTGYIVQVTLGDASYGSTTYYSIYAVGMTLFVFTLIMNLLSQYISRRFKEDY, from the coding sequence ATGAAGCAAAAGAAATCAAATCAAATTCTTCCCCGATTGCTGGAAAAATCAGCACCAGTATTCTTTTTGCTGTGTGCCATTATATCTATCTTAACAACAATCGGTATTATTCTTACGTTATTAGTGGAAACCATCACGTTTTTCAACCGTGTTTCATTCACGGAATTTATTACCGGCACACAATGGTGGCCATTTGGTGAAAATGCCAGTTATGGAATTCTTCCATTAATCTCCGGAACATTATTGATCACAGTCATTGCCATGATTGTTGCGATACCAATCGGCCTGGCATCAGCTATTTATTTAAGTGAATTTGCATCGAATAAAGTGCGGAAAGTTGTCAAACCTGTTTTGGAAATTCTCGCCGGCATTCCGACAATTGTCTATGGTTTCTTTGCCTTGACCTTTGTGACACCAATGTTTCAGCTGGTCATTGATGATTTGCCTATTTTCAATGCACTTAGTCCCGGAATTGTTGTAGGTATTATGATTATCCCGATGATTGCATCACTTTCAGAAGATGCGATGAGTTCTGTACCTAATGTCATGAGGGAAGGTGCCCTGGCAATGGGATCAACAAGACTGGAAGTGGCAATGAAAGTTGTTGTTCCGGCAGCACTGTCTGGCATTATTGCGTCATTTGTATTGGGATTATCCCGGGCAATCGGTGAAACCATGATCGTATCTGTAGCCGCCGGTTCAACGCCCAAGCTTACGACAGATGTCACCGAATCGATTCAGACAATGACCGGATATATTGTTCAAGTAACACTGGGGGATGCATCCTATGGATCCACCACTTACTACAGCATATATGCGGTGGGCATGACGCTATTTGTTTTCACTCTGATTATGAATCTCTTATCACAATATATCTCCCGTCGTTTCAAGGAGGATTACTAA
- the pstB gene encoding phosphate ABC transporter ATP-binding protein PstB, giving the protein MSTAAESKHVSIVNTNEPVKEETKTIYSIDNFNLWYGDDQALYDVQLEIPMNKVTAIIGPSGCGKSTFIKSLNRLVELVPSVKMSGSIKYDSQDIFSPKYKVEDLRTSVGMVFQNPNPFPKSIYENVVYGPKTHGIKKKKVLDEIVEKSLKGAALWDEVKDRLNENAFGLSGGQQQRLCIARCLAIEPDVILMDEPTSALDPISTTKIEELIQTLKKDYSIAIVTHNMQQAARISDKTAFFLNGEVIEYSNTDKLFSNPDDKRTEDYITGRFG; this is encoded by the coding sequence ATGAGTACAGCAGCAGAGAGTAAGCATGTATCAATAGTCAACACAAATGAACCGGTTAAGGAAGAAACTAAAACCATTTATTCAATTGATAATTTTAATCTATGGTACGGAGATGACCAGGCACTTTATGACGTGCAATTGGAAATCCCCATGAATAAAGTGACAGCAATCATTGGACCGTCCGGCTGTGGCAAATCAACGTTTATCAAGTCATTGAATCGGTTGGTTGAATTGGTGCCATCCGTTAAAATGAGTGGAAGCATTAAATATGATAGCCAGGATATTTTTAGTCCGAAATACAAAGTGGAAGATTTGAGAACAAGCGTCGGTATGGTATTTCAAAATCCGAATCCTTTTCCAAAATCAATCTATGAAAATGTTGTTTACGGACCGAAAACGCACGGTATTAAGAAAAAGAAAGTTCTTGATGAGATTGTTGAAAAAAGTCTTAAAGGTGCAGCCCTATGGGATGAAGTGAAAGATCGATTAAATGAGAATGCATTCGGTCTGTCTGGCGGACAGCAGCAGCGTCTTTGCATTGCCAGATGCCTGGCGATTGAACCTGATGTGATTTTGATGGATGAGCCGACGTCAGCTCTGGACCCGATATCGACCACCAAGATTGAGGAGCTTATCCAAACCTTGAAGAAGGATTACAGTATCGCTATTGTCACGCATAACATGCAGCAAGCTGCCCGGATTTCGGATAAAACGGCATTTTTCTTGAATGGAGAAGTGATTGAATACAGCAACACCGATAAACTTTTCTCCAATCCTGATGATAAACGTACAGAGGATTACATCACCGGCCGCTTCGGCTAA
- a CDS encoding superoxide dismutase, with protein MAKFELPELPYAYDALEPTIDKETMNIHHTKHHNTYVTKLNAAIEGKADLESKSLEDLVGNLDAVPEDIRTAVRNNGGGHANHSLFWKVMSPNGGGEPSGELADKINNKFGSFDKFKEEFETAAKGRFGSGWAWLVVNNGEIEITDTPNQDTPLMEGKTPILGLDVWEHAYYLKYQNKRPEYVAAFWNVVNWDQVAKNYEEAK; from the coding sequence ATGGCAAAATTTGAACTACCAGAACTACCATACGCATATGATGCTTTAGAGCCTACAATTGACAAAGAAACAATGAACATTCACCACACAAAGCATCACAATACCTATGTAACAAAACTGAATGCTGCGATTGAAGGCAAAGCAGACCTTGAAAGCAAATCCCTTGAGGACTTAGTAGGTAACCTTGATGCTGTTCCCGAAGATATCCGAACTGCTGTCCGCAATAACGGCGGCGGTCATGCGAATCACAGCCTGTTTTGGAAAGTTATGTCACCAAATGGTGGCGGCGAACCATCAGGTGAACTAGCTGATAAAATCAACAATAAATTTGGCAGCTTTGACAAATTTAAAGAAGAATTTGAAACAGCAGCAAAAGGACGTTTCGGTTCCGGCTGGGCTTGGCTTGTCGTCAATAATGGTGAGATCGAAATTACAGATACGCCAAACCAGGATACACCATTAATGGAAGGTAAAACGCCTATCTTGGGTCTGGACGTCTGGGAGCATGCTTACTACTTAAAATATCAAAACAAACGCCCTGAATACGTTGCTGCATTCTGGAATGTTGTCAATTGGGATCAGGTTGCAAAAAATTACGAAGAAGCAAAATAA
- a CDS encoding DUF2624 domain-containing protein, giving the protein MSTIIKQLINKKLKQLSPDELLRYAHQYGFSIDKNQAKEITAYLRQNPINPFEPEERMKMFKELARITDERTADKAQKLFVEIIKSYGMEGLFK; this is encoded by the coding sequence ATGTCAACCATCATCAAACAGCTGATCAATAAAAAATTAAAACAGCTTTCACCCGATGAACTGTTGCGATACGCGCATCAGTATGGTTTTTCAATTGATAAAAATCAAGCTAAAGAAATAACGGCATATCTGCGTCAAAATCCGATTAACCCATTTGAGCCTGAAGAACGTATGAAAATGTTCAAGGAGCTTGCACGCATCACTGATGAAAGAACAGCTGATAAAGCACAAAAATTATTTGTGGAAATCATTAAATCTTATGGCATGGAAGGGTTGTTTAAATAA